The following are from one region of the Cyanobium gracile PCC 6307 genome:
- a CDS encoding DUF6926 domain-containing protein, which translates to MPSPSCYLPDPPLCPPEPVFLSKSERDARHPSLVSYLLPTHWACYFINDDPSGLEDDEIAAADAWWAETFSSRSASCVDADEEYGYARHHDAAGYCLATDCTIYRFLLTASQAVALPVGAPAPPAQP; encoded by the coding sequence ATGCCTTCCCCCAGCTGCTACCTGCCAGATCCCCCCCTGTGTCCCCCCGAGCCCGTCTTCCTGAGCAAGAGCGAGCGGGATGCCCGCCATCCCTCCCTGGTGAGCTACCTGCTGCCCACCCACTGGGCCTGCTACTTCATCAACGACGACCCCTCCGGTCTGGAAGACGACGAGATCGCTGCCGCAGATGCCTGGTGGGCGGAGACCTTCTCCTCCCGTTCCGCCAGCTGCGTCGATGCCGATGAGGAGTACGGCTACGCCAGGCACCACGACGCTGCCGGCTACTGCCTGGCAACCGACTGCACGATCTACCGCTTCCTGCTGACGGCTTCGCAGGCTGTGGCTCTCCCCGTTGGGGCTCCGGCGCCGCCGGCGCAGCCATGA